The DNA window TGCAAACTGGTTCAGAGCTCCTTGCACTCATTCTTTGGGAGCCTGAGGTTTTGACGGTCCCCGGCTACGGTGAGTAATCTAATAGTGAAGTTGTTGGTCCTAATAAATAGCCGGGTCTTTAGCAGCCATGCAGACCTTGGAGAAATATTATTTCGATTAATGAGCAGTGCGTATCAGATCGGTTGTGTGGTACGGATGTTGAGCTAAGAAACAAGCTGCCTGTAGCAGAAGATGACCACGATGGTAGTACACATCCATAGACATTACTTTAGAACTGCCCCAGACCAGCAGCAAGTAAGGGCTAGAGTACAGCAAAGTTAGTATATGAGCAAGAAATTATTCATTATCATAGGAAGATAATGTGGCCTTCAGAACGGTATCATCTGTTCCTCACAGACTCTTATGGTTTATGTTTTTCAGCCATTTGTTTCAAGGATTTAAAGCAAGGCTGGGGCCTTTGGCATATTGAATAGGACAGGCGAGGCATTTCAGTGCCTGCCATTTGAGTATCTTAGCTGGCCGATAGTGgagcagttttaaaaaaacaatcaaaacgtCTGAATCTTAATAAGATtgtcttattctttttttttttttgtcctcatctcactaaTCCATGCCAGTAAAGGAAGGATCCACTACTCATTGACCCCCAGGTGTATAGCTCAACAATATCAACGGGCCACTCCACCTGCCACTCTCttccgacaaaaaaaaaaaaaaaaaaaaaagattgtcttATTCTTCAACATGCATTTTTCTTGCAGTTGTTCCATTTCTAACTGGTCCCTGAGGAGAACATGCAATTCTAAATTCTCAGTTAGACATAAGCACACATTTTTGGAACTTATGGGAGGTATACATTGAGTAATACAGTATGCAGCACACACTTGGGAGATACTGCCTGGGATTTAAGTTATATGACATGGATTCAAAACCGTGTATAAGAGTGCATCAAACGTTTGGGTTATGGGGTGGTATTTTGAATTGAGTCAAACATGATAAAATTGCATGATAGGGGTTCACCCCACTAAATGAAGATGCTATATATGAAAAGTTATATGGTAGGGACTCACCTTGGCATTTGAACCATGTCACAAATAGGGGTGGGTGGAGGTTCTGTCTTCCACTggtaatcacaaaaatcacagggaaggtggcctgatggggtcagcagacaaccatatctgtgattgcttttaaataaagcattttttttatttttaaacacagcttgttttccttaaagtaaaaccggatgcgtttaaaaatacaaaaaatgaaacgtttcagtttaattttttaagagtaggcagtggtacatggcagtggtccgtagaccactggctgctctcaaaaaaacatttttgcatgcattcataaaggggaatgAGTCAGTttccgaatgggttaacaccaatttgaaattgctgttaactgcgattgtttcgtgaccacgttcacaaaacaatcatacataacgatgcgactcgcaattaggaaggtacgcccttggcatgccccttcctaattgcgactcgcaaccctattttgtgattcagtaaatagattagtgttagaaatgaggtctctagttggtagagatatacacccttctccaagtaagggaccacaatcctagccagggtaagttgcACACAatgaaaattatcctgtgcccaccctctggtagcttggcaccgagcagtcttaatttagaaggcattgggttatgtatttgtgcaataaatcatacagtaacacagtgaaaacaccacacaggtttagaaaaatataggatgtttatctgattaaattaaggtcaatgttgaaatatcacttttgcaggtttaaaagagtcttaaatgtTAGAAATCAACAAGCTTTGTGCATTTGGCTCTATGTGCCTTAAATTATTCCTTCTGTATATATTCTGCGTGTTTGGTGCAGATGTATCTCCGAGTTGAGGAGCACCGGGCACTGCTGAGACACTGATGGTTTAGATAGGCGCAGTCCGAGCCGCCGGGGACGCCGGTGCCGCTGTCCAGGGCGCTGCCGTCGGCCCACCGCCAGGGCCCGCTCGGATCTCTCCGCAGGCCGACCCAGCGATCATACTCCCCCTTCTCAGAGAGGGCGAACCCTCTCTCTTTGTCGCTTTTAATCACAGCCAGACTGGAGGAACGAGAGGCGCAGCTGCCATTGGCAAATGTCCAGCTTCCTTCGTTTTCAGAGAATAAGAAACAGCTGCTCTCGCGCAGGGTCCATCCTGCCTCGCACTGGCGGGAAAGGCCGCCCTCGTCGGTGCGGTTCGCCTCACTCGCGGGGTCTTCTCCCGCTCTGAGGGCGAACACGGCGGCGAGGACGACGGAGCCCAAAACCaccgccaccgccgcagccaccacccgCCAAAGACGGCGGCGGCGGGAGGCGGCTGGGAGGCCCTCTGCGGGCGGCCGGGGCTCTACCGCGGCTACGGCCACTTGTTGCTCCTCCTCGGAGGGTGGTGCCGCCGTGATCTCCGGCCACCCCCGCCCTAGCAGCGCACATGCCCGGGGTGAGGTTTCTTGGCCGAGCTCTtccctcaggtctggctccatcgcGAGCACCACCGGTGCGTATAGAGACATGTTTAATTGGCAGAATGAATAACTTTTTCCACCAGCGCTCGGATACATTTTCCAATAATTTGAACCAACCAAACTCTTCTGATTATGACTATTCTTTTCGCTTCTCCGAGAGGTTCTTAAACAATCTTAAACATTTTTTTGCTACGGCGCCCCAACAAATTATGACTAGGAACCAAATTCTATGTACTGCTACGATCTATAAACAGGGTTAATAGAGGTATTTTTTTGACATTACAAACTAATGGCGGATGTCGTATGATGTTTTAGTCTGTGAAAATTGCGCATAGAATTGTGGGTAAGCGCATATCGCTTGTGGGTAGGAAGGCTGATTCTTTTAGGGGTTTTTCGAAGCTGCTTTCTGCCCTCGGCTTTTGTTACTGATAGCATTTAACGCTGCACTTTCTATCTCCACGGGCATTTATATTGCCATGGAGGAGGATCGAAGCGGGTGAAAATTAAAATAGCACACTTTTTTTGGCTTTAGGTATTTCGCCGCTCCTGCCGAAATAGCACACTTTGGTGAAAAGTATCCAGCTTTGTAACCATATATGTAATACCTTACCTGTAACAAGTTGTTATTTACCATAAAAACGTAAAAATACACACTTCTACTCATTTTGCGAGAGATCTCTGCTTTGTCAATGGCTCTGACCTTCATCTCCCCAGAACAGCttgggacagatttactaacattctgCACCGGAAACTGGCGCAACTCGTTTATTTTGAATTCATCTGCCCGAAAGTAAGGTAAAGCAgcgtccatgggtggtacatgtacTAAAGCTGCCCATAACACTTGAACAGACTCGTATTTCATGTCTCAGCACAAACATGTCTGGCACTATTCCCCCCTCTCCACCTGCACAGAATCATGCTGCTGAGCGCCACACACACCTTTAACACATAGTGCGAGGATGTCTGAATGTGCAAGGTTACCCCTCCAGTACAAAATACCATACCTCGGCTGACTTTACCTTACAtaccttgcatgtgtgctgtatagtgcagcagacatgaaaagttggaaaagaaatgagATAAATATTTCTCTTTAACGCCTGTTTTTGAAATAGTGGtaattcttagtgcaaaatgctgtCTACTAttattagtagatagggttttaagTAAAAAACCAAGGCTGGTAGCCctggaacgcccatgtaccacccatggaatgccagaagtatctaagggccagatgtacgtaactttttgcatggcgcaaacagcgaattttgctgtttcgacatgcaaaaagcaaattgcgatgctcattcctattttgcgagtcggtaacctggttaccgactggcAAAATGGGAATACGAGTCGCAAATATGcaagggtgttccccttcctatttgcgattcgcatcgctatgcagaattgctttgtgaacaAGAACGCGGTtggaaagcaattcgcagttaccaccagtgtcacactggtggtaacccattcgcaaaagggaaggggtccccatgggaccccttcccctatgtgaatagccctgaaaaaatgaaacaaaaatgttttgtttttttcgtttgtattgcaactcgttttcctttaaggaaaacgggctgcaataaaataaaaaaacggctttattttaaagcagtcacaggcatggtggtctgctgtctccagcaggccaccatccctgtgagtggtgcgaatcgcaaggggttcgcaaattgcgacccacctcattaatattaatgaggtgggtctttgcgattcacagatggtgttGGGACAACATCTTGCAtccggatttgcgagtcgcaaattcggatttgtgtcatttttttacgcgaacACAAACCTAACtctaaatttatactttggcgctagacccgtccagcgccaacgttttggagttaaagtcattttttgccagtgggaaactgccttgcatcaatgaaatacaaggtaggagttcctgggcaaaaaatgactctaaggcccaggcgccttatttatcctgcaGTGGAAAAATGGTGCACAGTGGGGAGGTGGGTCTAAATAAAGGCACTaaccctgcttagcaccattatttaacgcctgggtcagggcaggcgttaaggggcctgtgggcacatttccatggtggaacaccatggaaagagcccaaaggtgcccttcccaggccccaacgacacccccacccacaccagagggacagcagaggatggcgaccccatcccaggtaagtagaggtaagtattttgtattatttttaaaaatgccactgggggccctgaaatcgcccccctacatggcactgggtgcaatggccatgcccaggggacccttgtcccctgtgctggccgttggggtggtgggtaagactcctgtctttaataagacaggagtcatgtggaatggtaGGTTTTGCGctcagaaatgacactaggctgattagagtcatttgcttttactctaaccagactgatgtcatttttcagtgcaaaacccccttccccataccgccactgccacccccacccccaccaccacccggctaatgtaattttccatgatgttagcccaccctttgtgctggattgcaccattccttaaatatggcgccctgctggtgctctggaatggcagAAGCTGTCgctttactttttgacacaaaactgcattagctaagatttgcgtgaaaaagtatacatttgggcctaAATACCAAACCTAAATCAACAAATCGGACCTGAAGTGCACTCTTTCAGCTGCTGCAAAACAAACTCTGGAGATTTTGAGAATGCTTATTTATTACTACAATATGAAATGTTACAGGAGAAAAAAGATGCTGTTTAGTTGCTTATCGTACATCTAACAGATatagaaaaatctttaaaatgtaagtgtaaatTTTTAGGTTCAATGCTCCTCTTTTCCACATAAAAATGAAGGGGtagatttaaaaatgctctgggttagcatcaaaaatgtgctgcaaaccaacacaaaatgtttttcctattttactttccagtgcaaaacttgttttgcaatcaaaagtaccctaaaagtaatgcaaagcagcgcaaagaACTGCTTTGCCTTTCTTAGTGCCAAGGGGACGTTACATGGGCGTTCTCACATAACCacccatactttttgatgcaaaaccctattaaGAACAGTAGACAGGGTTTTATGTCAAAAGTTAACGCCATTTGAAAGGagacgttaaaaggagaaatgttttcatttctcctttcatttccGGCTTTGCATGTTTACTGCGTTGTAAgggacacatacaaagtaggagaaGTTTTAAATGAAGTCTTGTGCTGGAAGGCTATTCTTCCAGTATAAGCACATgctagtcacacacacacaccctcgcaCTGCTGCGTGGAGGTGCCGGGGGGTGACGTCTGCTCATCGCCAAATGTAAAGAGCAATACATGCAGGCAAGATTCAGATTTAGCTCTTTATTCACAGGTTCTAGTCTCCCACGGCGTGCTGCGTCCAGAGGGCTCGGAGACTGACTGCGACTGACTCCCTTCCCGTCGAAATCCCTCGTCAGTGTCCGCTCCATGCACATGACATTACAAATCAGAACAACGTGACAAT is part of the Pleurodeles waltl isolate 20211129_DDA chromosome 4_2, aPleWal1.hap1.20221129, whole genome shotgun sequence genome and encodes:
- the LOC138293977 gene encoding C-type lectin domain family 2 member D-like yields the protein MEPDLREELGQETSPRACALLGRGWPEITAAPPSEEEQQVAVAAVEPRPPAEGLPAASRRRRLWRVVAAAVAVVLGSVVLAAVFALRAGEDPASEANRTDEGGLSRQCEAGWTLRESSCFLFSENEGSWTFANGSCASRSSSLAVIKSDKERGFALSEKGEYDRWVGLRRDPSGPWRWADGSALDSGTGVPGGSDCAYLNHQCLSSARCSSTRRYICTKHAEYIQKE